In Cryptomeria japonica chromosome 10, Sugi_1.0, whole genome shotgun sequence, a genomic segment contains:
- the LOC131029340 gene encoding uncharacterized protein LOC131029340 isoform X1, whose amino-acid sequence MKITSLWRRQQEKSDGRQSQLEEADHDKPLEKPLIKRDVFIPFMVILITDMAIFVCSGFHYLLTAMKAEGLFFNIIFVGTIVVYFTVAIVLVITKAQRTGRTILFVYLNSAVFSYLSSLAAQYTVMSSWLFTSLCFFTVVLTAFHWFVLFC is encoded by the exons ATG AAAATCACTTCACTGTGGAGAAGGCAGCAG GAGAAATCTGATGGACGACAGAGTCAACTGGAGGAAGCAGACCATGACAAGCCCTTGGAAAAGCCTCTGATTAAGCGAGACGTTTTCATTCCATTCATGGTCATTTTGATTACAGACATGGCCATTTTTGTATGTAGTGGATTCCATTACCTACTCACCGCCATGAAAGCTGAGGGCCTTTTTTTCAATATAATTTTTGTGGGTACTATTGTTGTATATTTTACAGTGGCAATAGTACTTGTGATTACTAAGGCTCAGAGAACAGGCCGTACAATTCTCTTTGTCTATTTGAATTCAGCGGTATTCAGTTATTTGAGTTCCCTTGCAGCTCAATACACTGTGATGTCGTCATGGCTTTTTACCAGTCTGTGTTTTTTCACTGTAGTACTCACAGCTTTTCATTGGTTTGTATTATTTTGCTGA
- the LOC131029340 gene encoding uncharacterized protein LOC131029340 isoform X2 — protein MEKSDGRQSQLEEADHDKPLEKPLIKRDVFIPFMVILITDMAIFVCSGFHYLLTAMKAEGLFFNIIFVGTIVVYFTVAIVLVITKAQRTGRTILFVYLNSAVFSYLSSLAAQYTVMSSWLFTSLCFFTVVLTAFHWFVLFC, from the exons ATG GAGAAATCTGATGGACGACAGAGTCAACTGGAGGAAGCAGACCATGACAAGCCCTTGGAAAAGCCTCTGATTAAGCGAGACGTTTTCATTCCATTCATGGTCATTTTGATTACAGACATGGCCATTTTTGTATGTAGTGGATTCCATTACCTACTCACCGCCATGAAAGCTGAGGGCCTTTTTTTCAATATAATTTTTGTGGGTACTATTGTTGTATATTTTACAGTGGCAATAGTACTTGTGATTACTAAGGCTCAGAGAACAGGCCGTACAATTCTCTTTGTCTATTTGAATTCAGCGGTATTCAGTTATTTGAGTTCCCTTGCAGCTCAATACACTGTGATGTCGTCATGGCTTTTTACCAGTCTGTGTTTTTTCACTGTAGTACTCACAGCTTTTCATTGGTTTGTATTATTTTGCTGA